Part of the Erwinia amylovora genome is shown below.
TTCACATCTTCCGGATCGGCGATTAAGGTTGCGGCCAGCTGACCACGCAGACCGTCGATAACCCGCTTGAGTTCTGCTTCGTCACTGACCTGCACCACAATCGAGACCGGTCCAAACACCTCTTCCTGTAGCAGAGCATCGCCCTGGGCCAGTAGCCTGGCCTCTGCCAGGAACAGCTGCGGGCTGGCCTGTTGACCGTTCTGTTCCTGCCCTGCCAGCCAGGTGATGCCGTTATGTTGATGTAACGCGTTAAGTCCCTGTTGATAGTTATGCAAAACGCCGCGATTAAGCATGGTTTGTCGTGGGCTGGCGCTAATATTGGTTTTCATGTCATTAAGGAAGCGTTCGAAAGCGCCGGAGCGGATGCCAATAATCAGCCCCGGGTTGGTACAGAACTGGCCACAGCCCGTCACCACAGAGTCCGTCAGTTCCCGTGCTATCTTCTCACCACGCTTTTCCAGCGCGCCAGGCAGCAGGATAACGGGATTGATACTGCTCATTTCGGCAAACACCGGAATGGGTTGCGGGCGCGCTGCCGCCATATCGCAGATAGCCCGTCCGCCTTTAAGCGAACCGGTAAAGCCAACGGCCTGAATCGCCGGGTGCTTAACGATGACAGCACCAATGTCTCTGCCGTAAAGCATATTGAATACGCCATCGGGCATGCCGCTTTTCTGCGCAGCGCGCACGATAGCTGCGGCAACCTTCTCTGCCGTGGCCATATGGCCGCTGTGCGCTTTCATCACCACGCTACAGCCTGCGGCCAGCGCTGAAGCGGTATCGCCTCCCGCGGTGGAAAACGCCAGCGGGAAATTACTGGCTCCAAACACCGCAACCGGGCCGATGGCGGTTCGGGACTGGCGCAGATCCGGGCGCGCAAGCGGCTTTCTGTCCGGCAAGGCGCAGTCAATGCGCGCAGCGTAAAAGTCACCACGCTGCAAAAACCGGGCAAACAGGCGCATTTGCCCGCTGGTACGCGCACGCTCACCGCGAATGCGTGCTTCCGGCAGCGCCGTTTCCTGCATCACCAGGCGGATAAATGCGTCGTCCAACGCGTCCAGTTCATCGGCGATAGCTTCAAGAAATACCGCACGCTGTTCTGCAGAGGTCGAGCGGTATTCGGCAAAGGCGCGCCGGGCCGCCAGACATGCCTGCTCCGCTTCCTTTTCGGCCGCCTGCCAGAAGAGATAAGGCAGTGCTTCACCGCTTTGCGCGTCAAAACTGCTCAGTATTCTGTCACCCAGGCTGCTTCTTTTTCCATCAATAAAGTTTTGGCCATCATGGTCCATAAGAGTGCTCCTTTACTTTCAGTGAGTGGGGTGGCGTGACGTCCGGCAGGCACAATGTTGCCAGCCGGGCCGTCATAACCGGCGGACGAATCTGTTCATTTGACCAGCTTTTCAGCCAGCAGAGAGAAGCGTGGCAAATTTTCCCCTGGCAGGATCCCATCCCGCATCGGGTTTGCATTTTGGCCTGCTTCAGGCCGGCAGCATCTTTCACTGCGCCGTAGGCAACATCTTCACAGCGGCAGAGGATTGTTTCATCGGTAACTAGCGTTTTGAGCCGTTCATCCAGCTCAAAGGTTTGCTGCAATAAGTCAGCAAAGCGCGACCAGCTTAATTTGGCCGGACGCCAGGCCTGGCATTTTTGCCCGGCTGCGGTCGCCTGAAACCCGGCGATAAACCCTTCAGCAAGGGAGAGTTCACTGCCCCCTACCCCGGTGCATTCCCCGGCAGCCCAGATATGTGCAGATGAAGTTTGCTGGTCGCTATTCACCACCACTGCCCCGGCGGCGGTTTTTACCCCAAGAAGTTGCGCAACCTGCACGTCAGGAAGTAATCCAAAGCCGCAAGCAAGGCGGTCGCAGTCCACTTTTTTGCTACGCCCGCGCTGGTTGATCATCACGTACTCCAGCTTTTGCGCGCCGTGGGCGGACACCACATAGCTGGCGGGTCGGTAGCGGAGGTGGCCCAGCATGAGCGCCTGAGCAAGCTTTGCCGGCCAGCGCCAAAGTTGTGCCAGCATCCGGCTCAACATCCTGATGTTTTGCTGCTCACAGATTTGCACCACCTTCGCCCCCTGCTTGCCTGCCGTATGCGCGCTGGCCAGCAAAAGGGGGCCGCTGCCGGCGATAACCACGCGCTGGCCGCGAACATCCATCCCTGACTTTATTAGCGCCTGTAACCCGCCAGCTCCGGTGACACCCGGTAGCGTCCAGCCCGGAAAGGGAATGAACAGTTCACGCGCCCCGCTACAGATGATCAGGCGTTCGGCCTTGACCTGCAGCGCTCTGTCCGGGTTTTCCAGCAGGTAGTGCCCGGGCGTAACCTGCATAATCAAACGCGTCTGCGGCAGCAGCGTGATGCGTTCGGCGTGAAAAAAAGCCTTAACGTGTTTCACCCCCGCACGGGGTAAACGGCCGGGGCCAGCGCGCCAGATTTGTCCACCAGCATTGGGGTTGTCGTCAATCACCAGCACATCGGCA
Proteins encoded:
- a CDS encoding aldehyde dehydrogenase (NADP(+)) — encoded protein: MDHDGQNFIDGKRSSLGDRILSSFDAQSGEALPYLFWQAAEKEAEQACLAARRAFAEYRSTSAEQRAVFLEAIADELDALDDAFIRLVMQETALPEARIRGERARTSGQMRLFARFLQRGDFYAARIDCALPDRKPLARPDLRQSRTAIGPVAVFGASNFPLAFSTAGGDTASALAAGCSVVMKAHSGHMATAEKVAAAIVRAAQKSGMPDGVFNMLYGRDIGAVIVKHPAIQAVGFTGSLKGGRAICDMAAARPQPIPVFAEMSSINPVILLPGALEKRGEKIARELTDSVVTGCGQFCTNPGLIIGIRSGAFERFLNDMKTNISASPRQTMLNRGVLHNYQQGLNALHQHNGITWLAGQEQNGQQASPQLFLAEARLLAQGDALLQEEVFGPVSIVVQVSDEAELKRVIDGLRGQLAATLIADPEDVNAFPLLVPLLEQKAGRLLLNGYPTGVEVCDAMVHGGPFPATSDPRGTSVGTLAIERYLRPVCYQNYPQQWLPDALKDENPLGIMRLINGALTRDAIRGDQ
- a CDS encoding NAD(P)/FAD-dependent oxidoreductase, with the protein product MTDLTTQVLIIGAGPAGMAAAIAAASNGADVLVIDDNPNAGGQIWRAGPGRLPRAGVKHVKAFFHAERITLLPQTRLIMQVTPGHYLLENPDRALQVKAERLIICSGARELFIPFPGWTLPGVTGAGGLQALIKSGMDVRGQRVVIAGSGPLLLASAHTAGKQGAKVVQICEQQNIRMLSRMLAQLWRWPAKLAQALMLGHLRYRPASYVVSAHGAQKLEYVMINQRGRSKKVDCDRLACGFGLLPDVQVAQLLGVKTAAGAVVVNSDQQTSSAHIWAAGECTGVGGSELSLAEGFIAGFQATAAGQKCQAWRPAKLSWSRFADLLQQTFELDERLKTLVTDETILCRCEDVAYGAVKDAAGLKQAKMQTRCGMGSCQGKICHASLCWLKSWSNEQIRPPVMTARLATLCLPDVTPPHSLKVKEHSYGP